A genome region from Streptomyces sp. S4.7 includes the following:
- a CDS encoding zf-HC2 domain-containing protein: MTTYEQSGQGDGTTAHDAAAAYALGILDEADATAFEAHLAGCHICALHLEEFAGMEPMLAMLADNPDPFGQSSPFGRSDPFAQPAASGVPASPFGRAATPAPPPAPAVTVQPSPRLLDRLVDEVAVKRAKRRRRSMYLVAAAAALVIGGPAVAVVATSADGGTSNQAADPHPTSPAEDAFMEHMPEKVRATDPVTKVSATVGMERKGWGTHAALELKNVKGPLKCSLIAVSKTGEEEIVTSWAVPKWGYGLPDSTHDVAKNPLYVHGGSAMDLGDIDHFEVRTFDGKRLVEVEA, from the coding sequence ATGACCACGTACGAGCAGTCCGGGCAGGGCGACGGCACGACCGCGCACGACGCGGCGGCGGCGTACGCGCTCGGCATCCTGGACGAAGCCGACGCCACCGCCTTCGAGGCGCACCTGGCGGGCTGCCACATCTGCGCGCTCCATCTGGAGGAGTTCGCCGGGATGGAGCCGATGCTGGCCATGCTGGCGGACAATCCCGACCCGTTCGGGCAGTCGTCACCCTTCGGCCGGTCCGACCCCTTCGCCCAGCCTGCCGCGTCCGGCGTCCCCGCCTCCCCGTTCGGGCGCGCCGCCACGCCCGCGCCGCCACCGGCGCCCGCGGTCACCGTGCAGCCCAGCCCTCGGCTCCTCGACCGGCTCGTCGACGAGGTCGCGGTCAAGCGCGCCAAGCGCAGGCGCCGCTCGATGTATCTGGTCGCCGCCGCGGCGGCGCTGGTCATCGGCGGACCCGCCGTCGCGGTCGTCGCCACCTCCGCCGACGGTGGCACGAGCAACCAGGCCGCCGACCCGCACCCCACCAGTCCCGCCGAGGACGCCTTCATGGAGCACATGCCGGAGAAGGTCAGGGCGACGGACCCGGTCACCAAGGTCAGCGCGACCGTGGGCATGGAACGCAAGGGCTGGGGGACACACGCGGCTCTGGAGCTGAAGAACGTCAAGGGCCCGCTCAAGTGCAGCCTCATCGCGGTGTCCAAGACCGGCGAGGAGGAGATCGTCACCTCGTGGGCCGTGCCGAAGTGGGGTTACGGCCTCCCGGACAGCACGCACGACGTGGCGAAGAACCCGCTCTACGTGCACGGCGGCTCCGCCATGGACCTGGGCGACATCGACCACTTCGAGGTCCGGACAT